In one Silene latifolia isolate original U9 population chromosome 10, ASM4854445v1, whole genome shotgun sequence genomic region, the following are encoded:
- the LOC141604934 gene encoding pyruvate dehydrogenase E1 component subunit alpha-3, chloroplastic-like: protein MSNYALLLSFATFQVTRTENHRFTVFVLSALHLLHPLLHSHHSLLPSPFSQFSHIFAVHCSYYNTMAAFTAPKIIQPLNFRSSSNEKPLFDSVKSVPTSNFLRSVQRFHLSKSPISISNQFRSVSTSVVAVSEVVKENKGSKSSDSSPSNLLITKEEGLVLYEDMTLGRVFEDMCAQMYYRGKMFGFVHLYNGQEAVSTGFIKLLTKADSVVSTYRDHVHALSKGVPAREVMSELFGKATGCCRGQGGSMHMFSKEHNLLGGFAFIGEGIPVATGAAFTSKYKRELGENCDDVTVAFFGDGTCNNGQFYECLNMAALWKLPIIFVVENNLWAIGMSHLRATSDPAIWKKGPAFGMPGYHVDGMDVLKVREVAKEAVDRARRGEGPTLVECETYRFRGHSLADPDELRDPAEKAHYSTRDPIVALKKYLFENNLATEADLKAIEKKIEEIVEDAVEFADESPAPQRSQLLENVFADPKGFGIGPEGKYRCEDPKFTEGTAQV from the exons atgagcaactacgcTTTGTTATTGTCCTTTGCAACATTCCAAGTCACTCGAACTGAAAATCACAGATTCACAGTCTTTGTTCTCTCCGCCCTTCATCTTCTCCACCCTTTATTACACTCACACCACTCCCTTCTCCCTTCTCCTTTCTCACAATTTTCTCACATTTTTGCTGTACATTGTTCATATTATAACACCATGGCTGCATTTACTGCACCAAAAATCATTCAACCTCTTAATTTCAGATCATCTTCCAATGAAAAACCCTTGTTTGATTCAGTTAAATCTGTTCCAACTTCTAATTTTCTAAGATCTGTTCAAAGATTTCACCTTTCTAAATCACCCATTTCAATTTCGAATCAATTTCGATCTGTTTCTACCTCTGTTGTTGCTGTTTCTGAGGTTGTTAAGGAGAACAAGGGGTCCAAATCTTCTGATTCTTCGCCTTCTAATTTG TTGATTACAAAAGAGGAAGGGCTTGTACTCTATGAGGACATGACTTTGGGTAGAGTGTTTGAGGACATGTGTGCCCAAATGTATTACAGGGGGAAAATGTTTGGGTTTGTTCATTTATACAATGGGCAAGAGGCTGTCTCAACTGGGTTTATCAAGCTATTAACAAAGGCAGATTCTGTAGTTAGTACATACCGTGATCACGTACATGCTCTTAGTAAGGGGGTTCCAGCTCGGGAGGTTATGTCCGAGCTTTTTGGGAAGGCAACCGGGTGTTGTCGAGGTCAAGGAGGGTCTATGCATATGTTCTCCAAAGAGCATAACCTTCTTGGTGGTTTTGCCTTCATTGGGGAGGGAATTCCTGTGGCTACAGGAGCTGCGTTTACTAGCAAGTATAAGCGAGAGTTGGGGGAAAATTGTGATGATGTTACCGTTGCTTTCTTTGGGGATGGGACGTGTAACAATGGACAGTTCTATGAGTGTTTGAATATGGCTGCTCTGTGGAAACTTCCTATTATCTTTGTCGTGGAGAATAACTTGTGGGCCATCGGTATGTCGCATTTGAGGGCTACTTCTGACCCGGCTATTTGGAAAAAGGGTCCTGCTTTTGGTATGCCGGGGTACCATGTGGATGGTATGGATGTTTTGAAAGTCAGGGAGGTGGCTAAAGAAGCTGTTGATCGAGCCAGAAGAGGTGAAGGCCCGACACTTGTGGAATGTGAAACTTACAGGTTTAGAGGACACTCGTTGGCTGATCCTGATGAGCTTCGTGACCCTG CCGAGAAAGCTCACTACAGTACAAGAGATCCAATAGTAGCCTTGAAGAAGTACTTGTTTGAAAACAACTTAGCCACGGAAGCTGACCTAAAAGCCATTGAGAAGAAGATAGAAGAAATAGTTGAAGATGCAGTCGAGTTTGCAGACGAAAGCCCAGCTCCACAACGGAGTCAGCTTTTAGAGAATGTATTTGCAGATCCAAAAGGTTTTGGAATCGGACCTGAAGGTAAATATCGCTGTGAGGATCCAAAGTTCACAGAAGGCACAGCCCAAGTTTAA